In Pedobacter sp. W3I1, one DNA window encodes the following:
- a CDS encoding dipeptidase, with protein sequence MQEIKNYVETHKQRFLDELFELLRFPSVSADPKYKGDVLKTADYVAQKLKDAGADQVEICPTAGYPIVYGEKIIDASLPTVLIYGHYDVQPADPLELWHTPPFEPTVRDGKIYARGACDDKGQFYMHVKAFELMMQTNTLACNVKFMIEGEEEVGSANLGVFVKANAERLKADVVLISDTSMISMEYPSIETGLRGLAYMEVEVVGPNRDLHSGVYGGAVANPATILCKMIASLHDENNHITIPAFYDKVLELTDEEKKALNSAPYDEAEYKKDLDIEEVWGEKGYSTLERTGTRPTLEVNGIWSGYIGEGAKTVLPSKANAKISMRLVPHQSSEEIAEIFTKHFESIAPKNVKVKVTPHHGGEPVVTPTDSIAYQAAEKAIENSFGKKAIPTRGGGSIPIVALFEDVLGIKSVLFGFGLDSDALHSPNEKYDIYNYYKGIETLPLFHKYFAELSK encoded by the coding sequence ATGCAAGAGATTAAAAATTATGTAGAAACGCACAAACAACGTTTTTTAGATGAGTTGTTTGAGTTATTGCGTTTTCCATCAGTTAGTGCTGATCCGAAATACAAAGGCGATGTTTTAAAAACAGCTGATTATGTTGCGCAGAAATTAAAAGATGCAGGCGCTGATCAGGTAGAAATTTGCCCAACTGCAGGATATCCTATTGTTTATGGCGAAAAAATTATAGATGCTTCTCTACCAACTGTTTTAATATACGGTCATTACGATGTTCAACCGGCTGATCCATTAGAACTTTGGCATACACCACCTTTTGAGCCTACAGTACGCGATGGTAAAATTTATGCCCGCGGTGCTTGCGATGATAAGGGACAGTTTTATATGCATGTAAAAGCGTTCGAACTGATGATGCAAACCAATACTTTGGCTTGTAACGTCAAATTCATGATTGAAGGTGAAGAGGAGGTAGGTTCTGCAAATCTGGGCGTTTTTGTAAAAGCGAATGCTGAGCGTTTAAAAGCCGATGTAGTTTTAATATCTGATACTTCGATGATCAGTATGGAATACCCATCAATCGAAACTGGTTTACGTGGTTTAGCTTACATGGAAGTTGAAGTTGTTGGTCCGAACCGCGATTTACACTCTGGAGTTTATGGTGGCGCAGTGGCTAATCCAGCTACTATTCTTTGTAAAATGATCGCTTCATTACACGATGAAAATAACCACATCACTATCCCTGCCTTTTATGATAAAGTGCTCGAGTTAACAGATGAGGAGAAAAAAGCATTAAACTCTGCACCTTACGACGAAGCAGAATACAAAAAGGATTTAGATATAGAAGAAGTTTGGGGCGAGAAAGGTTATTCGACCCTGGAGCGTACAGGTACGCGCCCAACTTTAGAAGTAAACGGAATTTGGAGCGGTTATATCGGCGAAGGTGCAAAAACCGTATTGCCAAGTAAAGCCAATGCAAAAATTTCTATGCGTTTGGTTCCACACCAAAGCTCTGAAGAAATTGCGGAGATTTTTACCAAACATTTCGAAAGCATTGCACCTAAAAATGTAAAGGTTAAAGTTACCCCTCACCATGGCGGCGAACCTGTAGTAACCCCAACTGATAGTATTGCTTACCAGGCCGCCGAAAAGGCAATTGAAAATAGTTTTGGCAAAAAAGCTATTCCAACGCGTGGTGGTGGCAGTATTCCTATTGTGGCTTTATTCGAAGATGTACTGGGCATTAAATCGGTACTTTTTGGTTTCGGTTTAGATAGCGATGCATTACACTCTCCGAATGAGAAATATGATATTTACAATTATTATAAAGGAATAGAAACTTTGCCGTTATTCCATAAGTATTTCGCAGAGTTGAGCAAATAA